Proteins co-encoded in one Polynucleobacter sp. MG-6-Vaara-E2 genomic window:
- the moaA gene encoding GTP 3',8-cyclase MoaA — protein MVEKAISKVIPIRIDEGKGLTPSIGEELLAPHDRTQDTRGRTLRDLRISVTDRCNFRCTYCMPKEVFDQNYPYLAHKELLSFEEITRLTTIFSTLGVEKIRLTGGEPLLRKNLEILIEMLAAVRTPSGKSLDLTLTTNGSILRKKAAALKAAGLQRLTVSLDGLNDEIFRKMNDVDFPVADVLDGIAAAQEAGFENIKVNMVVKKGTNDHEIVSMAKHFKGSGIILRFIEFMDVGSSNGWNMQEVLPSKEVIARINEIYPLESMEPNYAGEVAQRWRYADGTGEIGVISSVTQTFCHECTRARISTDGQMYLCLFGNEGFDFKTMLRSGRSDLEIANAVMNTWAQRNDHYSEIRGSHTANQSTGNRKVEMSYIGG, from the coding sequence ATGGTTGAAAAAGCGATTTCCAAAGTAATTCCCATCCGCATTGATGAAGGGAAAGGCCTTACTCCATCCATTGGCGAGGAATTGCTTGCACCTCATGATCGCACTCAAGATACCCGTGGTCGCACTTTGCGTGATCTTCGCATCTCAGTAACGGATCGCTGTAACTTCCGCTGCACTTACTGCATGCCCAAAGAAGTCTTCGATCAAAACTATCCCTACCTTGCCCATAAAGAATTATTAAGCTTTGAAGAAATTACTCGCCTCACCACCATCTTCTCTACTCTAGGTGTAGAAAAGATTCGTTTAACTGGCGGCGAGCCTCTACTGCGCAAAAATTTAGAAATTCTGATTGAGATGTTGGCTGCGGTACGCACCCCTAGTGGAAAATCTTTGGATCTCACCCTAACAACGAACGGCAGCATCTTGCGTAAAAAAGCCGCTGCACTGAAGGCTGCTGGACTGCAAAGACTCACCGTCAGCCTGGATGGATTAAATGATGAGATCTTTCGGAAAATGAATGATGTTGATTTTCCGGTGGCAGATGTATTAGATGGCATCGCAGCAGCACAAGAAGCCGGCTTTGAGAATATCAAGGTCAATATGGTTGTGAAAAAAGGCACTAACGATCATGAGATCGTTAGTATGGCAAAACACTTTAAGGGTAGCGGCATCATCTTGCGCTTTATCGAATTTATGGATGTCGGCAGCTCTAACGGCTGGAATATGCAAGAGGTTCTCCCTTCCAAAGAAGTGATTGCCCGCATCAACGAAATCTACCCACTAGAGTCTATGGAGCCCAACTATGCTGGCGAAGTAGCCCAACGGTGGCGCTACGCGGATGGTACTGGTGAGATTGGCGTGATCTCTAGCGTGACACAAACCTTCTGCCACGAATGTACTCGCGCTCGGATCTCAACCGATGGGCAAATGTATCTTTGCCTTTTTGGAAACGAAGGTTTTGATTTCAAAACCATGCTGCGCTCAGGAAGAAGTGATTTAGAGATCGCTAATGCCGTTATGAATACCTGGGCGCAACGCAATGACCACTATTCTGAAATCCGAGGTTCTCACACCGCTAACCAATCGACCGGTAACCGTAAAGTCGAAATGTCTTATATCGGTGGCTAA
- the mobA gene encoding molybdenum cofactor guanylyltransferase MobA — protein MISDAQITGLILAGGRAQRMGGIDKGLIPFHQKPLIESTIARLQLQVGTLLINANRNITKYAAYGYPVIMDETPDFSGPLAGFSAGLKACKTPYLLTAPCDSPLLPEDLGARLATELEQGDYQLVYASSKETDGKVWSQPVFCLMRANLQDSLEAFLKKGDLKIDRWFKELKSSTVIFDEANAFANVNTPEELKALEATSV, from the coding sequence ATGATTTCTGATGCGCAAATTACGGGGCTCATTCTTGCTGGCGGTCGCGCTCAGCGCATGGGTGGTATTGATAAGGGTTTAATTCCTTTTCATCAAAAACCATTAATTGAATCCACGATTGCACGCTTACAACTTCAAGTTGGAACTCTCCTCATTAATGCCAATCGCAACATTACTAAGTACGCTGCCTATGGTTACCCTGTCATCATGGATGAAACGCCAGACTTCTCTGGGCCATTAGCGGGATTCTCAGCCGGTCTTAAGGCCTGCAAGACGCCATATTTACTTACTGCTCCCTGTGATTCGCCATTGCTTCCTGAAGATTTAGGTGCAAGATTAGCTACAGAACTTGAGCAAGGTGACTATCAGTTGGTTTACGCCTCCAGCAAAGAAACAGATGGCAAAGTTTGGTCCCAACCCGTCTTTTGTTTGATGCGCGCCAACCTACAAGATTCTTTAGAGGCCTTTCTAAAAAAAGGTGATCTTAAAATTGATCGCTGGTTTAAAGAATTAAAAAGTAGTACGGTAATTTTTGATGAAGCCAATGCCTTTGCAAACGTTAATACGCCAGAAGAATTGAAAGCGCTAGAAGCGACATCTGTATGA
- the glp gene encoding gephyrin-like molybdotransferase Glp — protein sequence MKHSPNSPILLTASLHVDEARKAIANLVSELMQESQAINDPADIETVSLDQAINRILAEDLLSPIDVPAADNSAMDGYAFDGKCLTNNNPDIKLQIVGTALAGKPYEGKITPGECLKIMTGALMPADCDTVIPQEFTSSSNAEFISFKSDQLKAGDNRRLRGEDLQKGKAAISAGRLLRPSDLGLAASLGIATLKVRRKLKVAILSSGDELRSLDQSLDAGSIYDSNRYSLTGLLNRLDLEIIDCGIVHDDPQALKQAFIAAASKADVLISSGGVSVGEADFTKQIMQELGDVGFWKIAMRPGRPMAFGILKPVPGKSPTRKTLFFGLPGNPVAVMVTFYQFVRSALLQLNGAEQTEPPLVQAISETVIRKKPGRTEFQRAILGRNSEGRPSVRLTGSQGAGILRSMSEANCFVILGHAQGNVPAGDWVDVALFDGLL from the coding sequence ATGAAACATTCACCAAATAGCCCTATATTGCTGACCGCATCACTCCATGTTGATGAAGCTCGTAAAGCGATTGCGAATTTAGTCAGTGAACTCATGCAAGAGTCTCAAGCGATCAATGATCCCGCTGATATTGAAACAGTCTCACTTGACCAAGCGATCAATCGCATTCTTGCTGAGGATTTACTGTCTCCCATCGATGTACCTGCTGCCGATAACTCTGCGATGGATGGTTACGCATTTGATGGCAAGTGCCTCACTAACAATAACCCAGACATCAAACTTCAAATTGTCGGCACCGCTCTAGCAGGCAAACCCTACGAGGGCAAGATTACCCCAGGCGAGTGCCTCAAGATCATGACTGGCGCCCTCATGCCAGCTGACTGTGACACTGTCATTCCCCAAGAATTTACCTCTAGCAGCAATGCTGAATTTATTAGCTTTAAATCAGATCAACTCAAGGCTGGCGACAACCGTCGCTTACGAGGGGAGGATCTACAAAAGGGTAAAGCAGCAATTTCTGCAGGTCGTCTATTGAGACCCTCTGATTTAGGATTGGCTGCATCACTTGGTATTGCCACCTTAAAAGTGCGCCGCAAATTGAAGGTAGCAATTTTGTCATCAGGTGATGAATTGCGCTCGCTTGATCAATCATTAGATGCTGGCAGCATCTACGACAGTAATCGCTATAGCCTCACTGGCTTACTCAATCGTCTCGATTTAGAGATCATTGATTGTGGAATCGTTCACGATGATCCTCAGGCTTTGAAACAAGCATTTATTGCAGCAGCGAGTAAGGCTGATGTATTGATTTCTTCTGGTGGCGTTTCAGTTGGTGAGGCAGACTTCACCAAGCAAATCATGCAAGAGTTAGGTGATGTAGGCTTCTGGAAAATTGCGATGCGCCCCGGACGTCCGATGGCTTTTGGCATTCTCAAGCCAGTCCCTGGAAAATCTCCAACCAGAAAGACCCTCTTCTTCGGCCTACCAGGTAACCCCGTTGCTGTGATGGTCACCTTCTACCAATTTGTCCGCAGCGCACTCTTGCAGCTCAATGGCGCCGAGCAAACCGAGCCCCCGCTGGTCCAAGCGATTTCTGAAACCGTTATCCGCAAGAAGCCGGGTCGCACTGAATTCCAGCGCGCTATCTTGGGGCGAAATAGCGAAGGTAGACCCTCAGTCAGACTAACCGGCAGTCAAGGAGCAGGAATTTTGCGCTCCATGAGTGAGGCAAACTGCTTTGTGATTCTTGGTCATGCACAAGGAAATGTTCCCGCAGGTGACTGGGTAGATGTAGCACTTTTTGATGGACTGCTTTAA